A genomic segment from Montipora foliosa isolate CH-2021 chromosome 9, ASM3666993v2, whole genome shotgun sequence encodes:
- the LOC137969724 gene encoding uncharacterized protein: MRSTKSQRLPLASPSKTTVRKSSSTSSLRTMSPRKQRSKQKPAPLAANQSVTGLVSSFRKISLAPTPHPPLRSKSTSPRKPKLNHVRGLGTNAVKSVEDIVDLIKTERCKNIIVMAGAGISTPSGIPDFRTPGTGLYDNLQQYKIPEPSAIFDVDYFWYDPRPFFCLAKSLYPGNYQPNYVHYFVKLLHDKGLLLRMYTQNIDGLERLADIPAAKLVEAHGTFSTASCIRCHKSYDGEQIKKTIMKGDIPKCSSARCTGVIKPDIVFFGEDLPKRFYSYIVDFPKCDLLVIMGTSLEVEPFAGIANTVDRSTPRLLLNREIVGPFSRRWERRSNDIVQQGDVVDGVKKLVSLLGWSDSMDAIMNRAKEKWKDHASTLKVNVGNTSVEIAKTMEKTSDGVVDEKDNAAQERTEPKKIENGVHLGNSCGAKTAEVTNGSGQLSPFGSRTLHSLTNGFVEKGVLYRTDKNLFLKREGPMRSNLATQRASLLPFRYTQRNELKIERQSGDFKVIDPCRDLACAGFGLGKRSMGLGCFLAGTAGQSSSDED; the protein is encoded by the exons ATGCGATCCACAAAGTCTCAACGATTGCCATTGGCATCACCTAGTAAAACAACAGTGCGGAAGTCTTCGAGCACCTCATCGCTAAGGACAATGAGCCCACGTAAACAACGCTCTAAGCAAAAGCCTGCCCCATTGGCTGCAAACCAGTCAGTTACTGGATTGGTTTCGTCATTTCGCAAGATTTCATTGGCCCCCACACCTCATCCACCTCTGCGATCTAAGAGCACATCGCCAAGGAAACCCAAGTTGAATCATGTACGTGGACTTGGTACTAATGCTGTGAAGTCAGTGGAGGATATTGTGGATCTTATCAAGACAGAAAGATGCAAGAACATTATTGTTATGGCTGGCGCTGGGATCAGTACTCCCAGTGGTATACCTGACTTCAG AACACCAGGAACTGGCCTTTATGACAACTTACAGCAGTACAAAATCCCAGAACCTTCTGCCATTTTTGATGTGGATTACTTTTGGTACGACCCAAGGCCATTCTTCTGCTTGGCAAAGAGTTTGTATCCAGGAAACTACCAACCAAACTATGTGCATTACTTTGTGAAATTGCTTCATGACAAAGGTCTGCTGTTGAGAATGTACACACAAAATATTGATGGCTTGGAAAGAT TGGCAGACATACCAGCAGCCAAGCTTGTGGAGGCTCATGGGACATTCTCAACAGCGTCATGTATAAGATGTCACAAGAGCTACGATGGTGAACAAATAAAA AAAACCATTATGAAAGGAGATATTCCGAAGTGCTCCAGCGCAAGATGCACT ggtGTTATCAAGCCAGACATTGTGTTCTTTGGCGAGGACCTGCCCAAGAGATTTTACTCATACATTGTAGACTTTCCAAAGTGTGATCTACTTGTGATCATGGGAACGTCATTAGAG GTTGAACCCTTTGCCGGAATAGCAAATACCGTAGATCGTTCCACACCTCGCCTTCTTCTGAACAGAGAGATCGTGGGACCTTTTTCTCGGCGCTGGGAAAGGAGATCCAACGATATTGTTCAGCAAGGAGATGTTGTCGATGGAGTCAAAAAACTTGTTAGCCTTTTAGGGTGGTCTGATTCGATGGACGCCATCATGAATAGAGCTAAAGAGAAATGGAAGGACCACGCCTCGACCTTGAAGGTTAATGTTGGAAACACGTCCGTAGAGATCGCCAAAACTATGGAAAAAACAAGCGATGGTGTTGTGGACGAGAAAGACAATGCTGCACAGGAAAGAACTGAACCTAAAAAGATCGAAAACGGTGTTCATTTAGGCAATAGTTGTGGCGCAAAGACCGCCGAAGTTACAAATGGATCTGGTCAGCTATCTCCGTTTGGTTCCAGAACACTTCACTCATTAACTAACGGTTTCGTAGAGAAAGGCGTTCTTTATAGGACAGACAAAAATTTATTTCTCAAGAGGGAAGGCCCCATGCGATCAAATTTAGCTACTCAAAGAGCTTCACTCTTGCCGTTCAGGTATACTCAGAGAAACGAGTTGAAAATAGAGAGACAAAGCGGAGACTTTAAAGTTATTGACCCTTGTAGGGACCTTGCTTGTGCGGGATTTGGTCTTGGGAAACGAAGCATGGGTTTAGGGTGTTTCTTGGCTGGAACTGCGGGTCAGAGTTCGAGTGATGAAGACTAG